A window from Drosophila nasuta strain 15112-1781.00 chromosome 3, ASM2355853v1, whole genome shotgun sequence encodes these proteins:
- the LOC132794112 gene encoding unconventional myosin IC isoform X1 yields MASKMETGLHERDRAGVQDFVLLENYQSEDAFIDNLKKRFQENLIYTYIGQVLISVNPYKQLPIYSDAHIKEYRNKHFYEMPPHVFAVTDNAFRSLIEENRGQCVLISGESGSGKTEASKKVLQYIAACSGHQTTVEGVKDKLLKSNPVLEAFGNAKTNRNDNSSRFGKYMDIQFDYKGAPIGGNILNYLLEKSRVVAQTAGERNFHIFYQLLAGADANLLQELRLESALDSYSYLSDGLKGNVASINDADNFKQVQQALSVIDFSAEEQREIFGIVASILHLGNIGFNEVEGNAQVNNRDLVVTVSRLLGVNASELGAALTHRTIDARGDVVTSPLNQELAIYARDALAKAVYDRMFSWLVQRLNVSLQAKETRGARNNVMGILDIYGFEIFKRNNFEQFCINFCNEKLQQLFIELTLKSEQDEYRREGIEWIPVEYFDNKVICNLIEEKHKGIISILDEECLRPGEPTDRTFLEKLTQKLAEHHHYVCHEKAPIHVQKIMGRDEFRLVHYAGEVTYSVNGFLDKNNDLLFRDLKETLSKAGNTIVRSCFPEQELRSKKRPETAISQFKTSLNNLMDILMCKEPSYIRCIKPNDLQSPGIFDDQLVLHQVKYLGLMENLRVRRAGFAYRRSYELFLNRYKSLSKNTWPNYKGAGGAKAAVQLLVKDLGYDNEQYRLGETKLFIRWPRTLFDTEDAYQAKKHDIASIIQAHWKGLLQRRKYLKLRAQVIVLQSYCRRRLAQQAAKQRREAADKIRAFIKGFITRNDAPNGFNEDFIANAKRMWLLRLAKELPTKVLDKSWPSAPGHCQEASSYLHRLHRLHLARIYRLKLTPQRKRQFELKVLAEKVFKGKKNNYESSVPAWFQDDRVPKEHIQRVNDFVASTFGSEQLKYQSSCTKFDRHGYKERERFILLSNQAVYVLDGKSYKQKHRLPLEKIDFTLTNHNDDLMVIRIPLDLKKDKGDLILIIPHVIEFCTYIIDTVGTANIVSIVDRASLEHNVVKGKGGVIELTTGAEPGIVRDKSGHLVVIAGQ; encoded by the exons ATGGCcag CAAAATGGAGACGGGTTTGCACGAACGCGATCGCGCTGGAGTGCAAGACTTTGTACTGCTTGAAAACTACCAGAGCGAGGATGCGTTCATTGACAATCTGAAGAAGCGCTTCCAGGAGAACCTCATCTAT ACCTACATTGGCCAGGTGCTCATCTCGGTGAATCCGTACAAGCAACTGCCCATCTACTCGGATGCGCACATCAAGGAGTACCGCAACAAGCACTTTTACGAGATGCCGCCACATGT CTTTGCGGTCACCGATAATGCGTTTCGTTCGCTGATCGAGGAGAATCGCGGCCAGTGTGTGCTCATCTCGGGCGAGAGTGGCTCAGGCAAAACGGAAGCCTCCAAGAAGGTGCTGCAATACATTGCCGCCTGCTCCGGCCATCAGACGACCGTCGAGGGCGTCAAGGATAAGCTGCTGAAGAGCAATCCGGTGCTGGAGGCCTTTGGCAATGCCAAGACGAATCGCAACGACAACTCCTCGCGCTTTGGCAAGTACATGGACATTCAGTTCGATTACAAAGGCGCCCCCATTGGCGGTAACATCCTTAACTATCTGTTGGAGAAATCCCGTGTGGTGGCACAAACCGCTGGCGAACGCAACTTCCACATCTTCTATCAGCTGCTGGCTGGCGCAGATGCCAATCTGTTGCAGGAACTTCGCCTGGAGAGCGCCCTGGACAGCTACAGTTACCTCAGCGATGGC CTCAAGGGCAACGTGGCCAGCATCAATGATGCGGACAACTTCAAGCAGGTGCAGCAGGCATTGAGTGTCATCGACTTCAGTGCCGAGGAGCAGCGTGAGATCTTTGGCATTGTGGCCAGCATCTTGCATCTGGGCAACATTGGCTTCAACGAGGTCGAAGGCAATGCCCAGGTGAACAATCGCGATCTTGTGGTCACCGTCTCCCGTTTGTTGGGCGTCAACGCCAGCGAATTGGGCGCCGCTTTGACGCATCGCACCATCGATGCTCGAGGCGATGTGGTTACCTCGCCACTCAACCAAGAGCTCGCCATCTATGCGCGCGATGCCTTGGCCAAGGCTGTCTATGATCGCATGTTCTCGTGGCTGGTGCAGCGCTTGAACGTTTCACTGCAGGCGAAGGAGACGCGTGGAGCACGCAACAATGTCATGGGCATTCTGGATATCTATGGCTTTGAGATCTTTAAGCGCAACAACTTTGAGCAGTTCTGCATCAATTTCTGCAACGAGAAACTGCAGCAGTTGTTCATTGAACTGACGCTTAAGTCCGAACAGGATGAGTACAGACGTGAGGGCATCGAATGGATTCCCGTGGAGTATTTCGACAACAAGGTGATCTGCAATCTGATCGAGGAGAAGCACAAGGGCATCATTTCCATTTTGGACGAGGAATGCTTGCGTCCCGGCGAGCCCACCGATCGCACTTTCTTGGAAAAACTGACCCAGAAGCTGGCCGAGCATCATCATTATGTGTGTCACGAGAAGGCGCCAATTCATGTGCAAAAGATCATGGGACGCGATGAGTTCCGTCTCGTGCACTATGCCGGTGAGGTGACCTACAGCGTCAATGGTTTCCTCGACAAGAACAACGATCTGTTGTTCCGTGACCTGAAGGAGACGTTGAGCAAGGCAGGCAACACCATTGTCCGCAGCTGTTTCCCCGAGCAGGAACTGCGCAGCAAGAAGCGTCCAGAGACGGCGATTTCACAGTTCAAGACATCGCTGAACAATCTGATGGACATCCTGATGTGCAAGGAACCCAGTTACATACGCTGCATCAAACCAAACGATCTGCAATCGCCGGGCATCTTTGATGATCAGCTGGTGCTGCATCAGGTCAAGTATTTGGGTCTGATGGAGAATCTGCGTGTGCGTCGCGCCGGTTTCGCCTACAGACGTAGCTATGAGCTCTTCCTCAACCGCTACAAGTCCCTCAGTAAGAACACGTGGCCCAATTACAAGGGCGCTGGCGGTGCTAAGGCTGCTGTGCAGTTGCTGGTCAAGGATCTGGGTTATGATAACGAACAGTATAGGCTGGGCGAAACGAAGCTCTTTATACGCTGGCCACGCACCCTTTTCGACACCGAGGATGCGTATCAGGCGAAGAAGCACGACATTGCCTCCATCATTCAGGCGCATTGGAAGGGTCTCTTGCAGCGTAGGAAGTATCTGAAGCTGCGCGCTCAGGTCATCGTCCTGCAGAGCTATTGCCGCCGTCGTCTGGCACAGCAGGCGGCCAAGCAGCGTCGCGAGGCTGCGGACAAGATTCGTGCCTTCATCAAGGGCTTTATTACACGCAACGATGCGCCAAATGGTTTCAACGAGGACTTCATTGCGAATGCCAAGCGCATGTGGCTGTTGCGTCTGGCCAAGGAGCTGCCCACGAAGGTGCTCGACAAGAGCTGGCCCTCGGCTCCGGGCCACTGTCAGGAGGCCTCAAGCTATCTGCATCGCCTGCATCGTTTGCACTTGGCACGCATTTATCGCCTCAAGCTGACGCCGCAGCGTAAGCGACAGTTTGAGCTTAAGGTGCTTGCCGAGAAGGTATTCAAGGGCAAGAAGAACAATTATGAGAGCAGCGTGCCCGCCTGGTTCCAGGACGATCGTGTGCCCAAGGAGCATATTCAGCGTGTCAATGACTTTGTTGCCAGCACTTTTGGCAGCGAACAACTCAAGTATCAATCGTCCTGCACGAAATTCGATCGTCACGGCTATAAGGAACGCGAACGCTTCATTCTGCTGAGCAACCAGGCTGTCTATGTGCTGGATGGCAAGAGCTACAAGCAGAAGCATCGCCTGCCGCTCGAGAAGATTGACTTTACGCTGACGAACCACAATGATGACCTCATGGTGATTCGGATACCGCTCGATCTGAAAAAGGACAAGGGCGATTTGATTCTAATCATTCCACACGTCATCGAGTTCTGCACCTACATCATTGATACTGTTGGCACTGCCAACATTGTCTCCATCGTGGACAGAGCCTC GCTGGAACACAATGTGGTCAAGGGCAAGGGCGGAGTCATAGAGCTGACTACGGGCGCGGAGCCCGGAATTGTGCGTGATAAGAGTGGCCATCTCGTTGTT ATTGCTGGTCAATAA
- the LOC132794112 gene encoding unconventional myosin IC isoform X2 produces METGLHERDRAGVQDFVLLENYQSEDAFIDNLKKRFQENLIYTYIGQVLISVNPYKQLPIYSDAHIKEYRNKHFYEMPPHVFAVTDNAFRSLIEENRGQCVLISGESGSGKTEASKKVLQYIAACSGHQTTVEGVKDKLLKSNPVLEAFGNAKTNRNDNSSRFGKYMDIQFDYKGAPIGGNILNYLLEKSRVVAQTAGERNFHIFYQLLAGADANLLQELRLESALDSYSYLSDGLKGNVASINDADNFKQVQQALSVIDFSAEEQREIFGIVASILHLGNIGFNEVEGNAQVNNRDLVVTVSRLLGVNASELGAALTHRTIDARGDVVTSPLNQELAIYARDALAKAVYDRMFSWLVQRLNVSLQAKETRGARNNVMGILDIYGFEIFKRNNFEQFCINFCNEKLQQLFIELTLKSEQDEYRREGIEWIPVEYFDNKVICNLIEEKHKGIISILDEECLRPGEPTDRTFLEKLTQKLAEHHHYVCHEKAPIHVQKIMGRDEFRLVHYAGEVTYSVNGFLDKNNDLLFRDLKETLSKAGNTIVRSCFPEQELRSKKRPETAISQFKTSLNNLMDILMCKEPSYIRCIKPNDLQSPGIFDDQLVLHQVKYLGLMENLRVRRAGFAYRRSYELFLNRYKSLSKNTWPNYKGAGGAKAAVQLLVKDLGYDNEQYRLGETKLFIRWPRTLFDTEDAYQAKKHDIASIIQAHWKGLLQRRKYLKLRAQVIVLQSYCRRRLAQQAAKQRREAADKIRAFIKGFITRNDAPNGFNEDFIANAKRMWLLRLAKELPTKVLDKSWPSAPGHCQEASSYLHRLHRLHLARIYRLKLTPQRKRQFELKVLAEKVFKGKKNNYESSVPAWFQDDRVPKEHIQRVNDFVASTFGSEQLKYQSSCTKFDRHGYKERERFILLSNQAVYVLDGKSYKQKHRLPLEKIDFTLTNHNDDLMVIRIPLDLKKDKGDLILIIPHVIEFCTYIIDTVGTANIVSIVDRASLEHNVVKGKGGVIELTTGAEPGIVRDKSGHLVVIAGQ; encoded by the exons ATGGAGACGGGTTTGCACGAACGCGATCGCGCTGGAGTGCAAGACTTTGTACTGCTTGAAAACTACCAGAGCGAGGATGCGTTCATTGACAATCTGAAGAAGCGCTTCCAGGAGAACCTCATCTAT ACCTACATTGGCCAGGTGCTCATCTCGGTGAATCCGTACAAGCAACTGCCCATCTACTCGGATGCGCACATCAAGGAGTACCGCAACAAGCACTTTTACGAGATGCCGCCACATGT CTTTGCGGTCACCGATAATGCGTTTCGTTCGCTGATCGAGGAGAATCGCGGCCAGTGTGTGCTCATCTCGGGCGAGAGTGGCTCAGGCAAAACGGAAGCCTCCAAGAAGGTGCTGCAATACATTGCCGCCTGCTCCGGCCATCAGACGACCGTCGAGGGCGTCAAGGATAAGCTGCTGAAGAGCAATCCGGTGCTGGAGGCCTTTGGCAATGCCAAGACGAATCGCAACGACAACTCCTCGCGCTTTGGCAAGTACATGGACATTCAGTTCGATTACAAAGGCGCCCCCATTGGCGGTAACATCCTTAACTATCTGTTGGAGAAATCCCGTGTGGTGGCACAAACCGCTGGCGAACGCAACTTCCACATCTTCTATCAGCTGCTGGCTGGCGCAGATGCCAATCTGTTGCAGGAACTTCGCCTGGAGAGCGCCCTGGACAGCTACAGTTACCTCAGCGATGGC CTCAAGGGCAACGTGGCCAGCATCAATGATGCGGACAACTTCAAGCAGGTGCAGCAGGCATTGAGTGTCATCGACTTCAGTGCCGAGGAGCAGCGTGAGATCTTTGGCATTGTGGCCAGCATCTTGCATCTGGGCAACATTGGCTTCAACGAGGTCGAAGGCAATGCCCAGGTGAACAATCGCGATCTTGTGGTCACCGTCTCCCGTTTGTTGGGCGTCAACGCCAGCGAATTGGGCGCCGCTTTGACGCATCGCACCATCGATGCTCGAGGCGATGTGGTTACCTCGCCACTCAACCAAGAGCTCGCCATCTATGCGCGCGATGCCTTGGCCAAGGCTGTCTATGATCGCATGTTCTCGTGGCTGGTGCAGCGCTTGAACGTTTCACTGCAGGCGAAGGAGACGCGTGGAGCACGCAACAATGTCATGGGCATTCTGGATATCTATGGCTTTGAGATCTTTAAGCGCAACAACTTTGAGCAGTTCTGCATCAATTTCTGCAACGAGAAACTGCAGCAGTTGTTCATTGAACTGACGCTTAAGTCCGAACAGGATGAGTACAGACGTGAGGGCATCGAATGGATTCCCGTGGAGTATTTCGACAACAAGGTGATCTGCAATCTGATCGAGGAGAAGCACAAGGGCATCATTTCCATTTTGGACGAGGAATGCTTGCGTCCCGGCGAGCCCACCGATCGCACTTTCTTGGAAAAACTGACCCAGAAGCTGGCCGAGCATCATCATTATGTGTGTCACGAGAAGGCGCCAATTCATGTGCAAAAGATCATGGGACGCGATGAGTTCCGTCTCGTGCACTATGCCGGTGAGGTGACCTACAGCGTCAATGGTTTCCTCGACAAGAACAACGATCTGTTGTTCCGTGACCTGAAGGAGACGTTGAGCAAGGCAGGCAACACCATTGTCCGCAGCTGTTTCCCCGAGCAGGAACTGCGCAGCAAGAAGCGTCCAGAGACGGCGATTTCACAGTTCAAGACATCGCTGAACAATCTGATGGACATCCTGATGTGCAAGGAACCCAGTTACATACGCTGCATCAAACCAAACGATCTGCAATCGCCGGGCATCTTTGATGATCAGCTGGTGCTGCATCAGGTCAAGTATTTGGGTCTGATGGAGAATCTGCGTGTGCGTCGCGCCGGTTTCGCCTACAGACGTAGCTATGAGCTCTTCCTCAACCGCTACAAGTCCCTCAGTAAGAACACGTGGCCCAATTACAAGGGCGCTGGCGGTGCTAAGGCTGCTGTGCAGTTGCTGGTCAAGGATCTGGGTTATGATAACGAACAGTATAGGCTGGGCGAAACGAAGCTCTTTATACGCTGGCCACGCACCCTTTTCGACACCGAGGATGCGTATCAGGCGAAGAAGCACGACATTGCCTCCATCATTCAGGCGCATTGGAAGGGTCTCTTGCAGCGTAGGAAGTATCTGAAGCTGCGCGCTCAGGTCATCGTCCTGCAGAGCTATTGCCGCCGTCGTCTGGCACAGCAGGCGGCCAAGCAGCGTCGCGAGGCTGCGGACAAGATTCGTGCCTTCATCAAGGGCTTTATTACACGCAACGATGCGCCAAATGGTTTCAACGAGGACTTCATTGCGAATGCCAAGCGCATGTGGCTGTTGCGTCTGGCCAAGGAGCTGCCCACGAAGGTGCTCGACAAGAGCTGGCCCTCGGCTCCGGGCCACTGTCAGGAGGCCTCAAGCTATCTGCATCGCCTGCATCGTTTGCACTTGGCACGCATTTATCGCCTCAAGCTGACGCCGCAGCGTAAGCGACAGTTTGAGCTTAAGGTGCTTGCCGAGAAGGTATTCAAGGGCAAGAAGAACAATTATGAGAGCAGCGTGCCCGCCTGGTTCCAGGACGATCGTGTGCCCAAGGAGCATATTCAGCGTGTCAATGACTTTGTTGCCAGCACTTTTGGCAGCGAACAACTCAAGTATCAATCGTCCTGCACGAAATTCGATCGTCACGGCTATAAGGAACGCGAACGCTTCATTCTGCTGAGCAACCAGGCTGTCTATGTGCTGGATGGCAAGAGCTACAAGCAGAAGCATCGCCTGCCGCTCGAGAAGATTGACTTTACGCTGACGAACCACAATGATGACCTCATGGTGATTCGGATACCGCTCGATCTGAAAAAGGACAAGGGCGATTTGATTCTAATCATTCCACACGTCATCGAGTTCTGCACCTACATCATTGATACTGTTGGCACTGCCAACATTGTCTCCATCGTGGACAGAGCCTC GCTGGAACACAATGTGGTCAAGGGCAAGGGCGGAGTCATAGAGCTGACTACGGGCGCGGAGCCCGGAATTGTGCGTGATAAGAGTGGCCATCTCGTTGTT ATTGCTGGTCAATAA
- the LOC132791481 gene encoding putative uncharacterized protein DDB_G0291608, which translates to MQHIPLAVMEHRAYALWLVVLSLLISSGSAFQEKASLVQGRSDVQAVQQQQQQQQQQQQQQQPTQAQQQQAQQLLVEEGLTSTRGIEDHLLKTIGKAGFKYFAPTTSTTTAKPVVQHQHHYYYPSEENQHSHSRQYVPPPPPPPSRYPWPSYPQPPPPPPPQRPWVPPYNPWPYGWGNGYPGYTRYPGYPSYTGYPTYPGYPVYPGYTGYPGYPYYPYYRSSATEETDESAAASAAAVMQSELNQRSIPGSYQARVLASTSNLVAGKSNGDVLPLYQLLNVARV; encoded by the exons ATGCAGCATATTCCTCTCGCAGTCATGGAACACAGAGCATACGCACTCTGGCTTG TTGTGCTCAGCTTGCTGATCAGCAGCGGTTCAGCCTTCCAGGAGAAGGCTTCGCTGGTGCAGGGACGCAGCGATGTCCAGGccgtgcaacaacaacagcaacagcagcagcagcagcaacaacaacaacagccgaCACaggcacaacagcagcaggcacagCAGCTGCTGGTTGAGGAGGGATTGACCTCGACACGCGGCATCGAAGATCATCTGCTGAAGACTATCGGTAAGGCTGGCTTCAAATACTTTGCGCCCACCACATCGACGACCACAGCGAAACCGGTAGTACAACATCAACACCATTACTATTATCCTTCAGAGGAGAACCAGCATTCGCATTCGCGTCAGTATGTtccaccaccaccgccgccaccGTCGCGCTACCCCTGGCCCAGTTATCCGCAACCAcctccaccaccgccaccgcaaCGTCCCTGGGTGCCACCCTATAACCCCTGGCCCTATGGCTGGGGCAACGGATATCCCGGCTATACCCGTTATCCCGGCTATCCCAGCTACACCGGCTATCCCACTTATCCTGGCTACCCTGTCTATCCTGGCTACACGGGTTATCCTGGCTATCCCTACTATCCCTACTATCGCTCCTCGGCCACTGAGGAGACTGACGAAAGTGCCGCTGCgtccgctgctgctgtgatgCAGTCCGAGCTCAATCAACGCTCCATTCCCGGCAGCTATCAGGCACGTGTTCTCGCCTCCACCAGCAACCTTGTGGCTGGCAAGTCCAACGGCGATGTCTTGCCCCTCTATCAGCTGCTCAATGTGGCCAGGGTTTAA